The following proteins are encoded in a genomic region of Xanthomonas citri pv. mangiferaeindicae:
- a CDS encoding inorganic phosphate transporter: protein MLTLVLIVVATALVFEYINGFHDTANSIATVVATKVLSPMQAVGLAASMNLIGALMGTAVAKTISSGLIDAGVIDVGSQLILCALLGGIIWNLITWWWGLPSSSSHALIGGLIGAALAAASNNFDVVVWSEPATPFWQSAGVLWKVVVPMVSSPVLGFAAGFLMMGVLFFVISMMARSGGVLARIARPRWVNAFFGKSQIVSAAGMGFAHGMNDAQKTMGIVALTLVSAQSVGTLDNLPGWLAFLHPSEAALNEGDIDLWIKISCALVMAAGTAAGGWRIIKTLGHKLVKLHPIHGFAAETSAASVILAASSLGIPVSTTHNISSAIMGVGTAKRLNAIKWSVVNKMIWAWILTIPMSGGIAYGLFRVFHHFGWV from the coding sequence ATGCTGACCCTCGTGCTGATCGTGGTCGCGACCGCGCTGGTGTTCGAATACATCAACGGGTTCCACGACACCGCCAACTCGATCGCGACGGTCGTCGCCACCAAGGTGCTCTCGCCGATGCAGGCGGTCGGGCTGGCGGCGTCGATGAACCTGATCGGCGCGCTGATGGGGACCGCGGTCGCCAAGACGATCTCCTCGGGCCTGATCGATGCCGGCGTCATCGATGTCGGCTCGCAGCTGATCCTGTGCGCGCTGCTGGGCGGCATCATCTGGAACCTGATCACCTGGTGGTGGGGCCTGCCGTCGTCGTCCTCGCATGCGCTGATCGGCGGCCTGATCGGCGCCGCGCTGGCCGCCGCGTCCAACAACTTCGACGTGGTCGTGTGGTCGGAGCCGGCGACGCCGTTCTGGCAGAGTGCCGGCGTGCTGTGGAAAGTGGTCGTGCCGATGGTCAGCTCGCCGGTGCTGGGCTTTGCGGCCGGCTTTCTGATGATGGGCGTGCTGTTCTTCGTGATCTCGATGATGGCGCGCAGCGGCGGCGTGCTGGCGCGCATCGCGCGGCCGCGCTGGGTCAATGCGTTCTTCGGCAAGAGCCAGATCGTCTCGGCCGCCGGCATGGGCTTCGCGCACGGCATGAACGATGCGCAGAAGACGATGGGCATCGTCGCGCTGACCCTGGTCAGTGCGCAGAGCGTGGGCACGCTGGACAATCTGCCGGGCTGGCTGGCGTTCCTGCACCCGTCCGAGGCCGCGCTCAATGAGGGCGACATCGACCTGTGGATCAAGATCTCCTGCGCGCTGGTCATGGCCGCAGGCACCGCCGCCGGCGGCTGGCGGATCATCAAGACGCTGGGCCACAAGCTGGTCAAGCTGCACCCGATCCACGGCTTCGCGGCCGAAACCAGCGCCGCGTCGGTGATCCTCGCGGCGTCGTCGCTGGGCATTCCGGTTTCGACCACCCACAACATCTCCTCGGCGATCATGGGCGTGGGCACCGCCAAGCGGCTGAATGCGATCAAGTGGTCGGTGGTCAACAAGATGATCTGGGCCTGGATCCTGACGATCCCGATGTCGGGTGGCATCGCCTACGGGCTGTTCCGGGTGTTCCACCACTTCGGCTGGGTGTGA
- a CDS encoding rhomboid family intramembrane serine protease, translated as MFPRLPQAVKVILAINVVVFLLQLVIGGLLAPFMLWPLGGADAGGLGFQPWQLLTYGFMHDPRNLAHLVFNMLALVMFGSQLEYTWGTRRFVTYYLVCVVGAGLCQLAVVTWSLTQGAFPYPTLGASGGVFGLLLAYGMLFPNQRIMLLFPPIPMRARTLVIVYGLVELVLGITGTRSGVAHFAHLGGMLFGWLLIQHWRGRPPFNRSRRHVRRL; from the coding sequence ATGTTTCCGAGGTTGCCGCAGGCCGTCAAAGTGATTCTGGCCATCAATGTCGTGGTGTTCCTGCTGCAACTGGTGATCGGGGGCCTGCTCGCGCCGTTCATGCTCTGGCCGCTGGGCGGTGCCGATGCCGGCGGGTTGGGCTTCCAGCCGTGGCAGTTGTTGACCTACGGCTTCATGCACGACCCGCGCAATCTCGCGCATCTGGTCTTCAACATGCTGGCGCTGGTGATGTTCGGCTCCCAGCTCGAGTACACCTGGGGCACACGGCGCTTTGTGACCTACTACCTGGTGTGCGTGGTCGGCGCCGGGCTGTGCCAGCTCGCGGTGGTGACCTGGTCGCTGACGCAGGGAGCATTCCCGTATCCCACGCTCGGCGCGTCGGGCGGCGTGTTCGGTCTGCTGCTGGCCTACGGCATGCTGTTTCCGAACCAGCGGATCATGCTGTTGTTCCCGCCGATCCCGATGCGGGCGCGCACGCTGGTCATCGTCTACGGCCTGGTCGAGCTGGTGCTCGGCATCACCGGCACGCGCTCGGGCGTGGCGCACTTCGCGCACCTGGGCGGCATGCTGTTCGGCTGGCTGCTGATCCAGCACTGGCGCGGTCGCCCGCCGTTCAACCGCAGCCGCCGCCACGTGCGGAGGTTGTGA
- a CDS encoding peptidase, which translates to MIAIVPKRLLLTGAVVLALSACSGGQDAAAPAADAPQTAQAPTFHLDEAALPPYNRFLIDDLDTTKNACADFGGYVNGKWLAANPIPGDRSSWGAFEMLDERSTAVQHQLAQQAAEHTDATGIEKLVGDFWATGMDEAAIEAQGLAPLHDDLAAIDGLTDSASIAQWLRASAAKGQGFLWGIGAMPDFKDSSVNIAATGQGGLGLPDTTYYSTADKAGIREAYVAHIAKVLELSGVPAEQAQAQAKDVMAFETRIARVSKSREAFSRDVGLYYNPITVAEADKLTPNFPWTTFFESQGIAVPQTLSLSVPEFHQEVDKMLVDVPVEQWKAYLRFHLVDGASPYLSDAFVQQHFAFYDRTLGGQKEIEPRWKRVLGTVDNEIGHAMGQLYVQVAFPPESKAKMEALIANLSDALKQRIENLEWMSPETKRKALAKWETFEPRVGYPDKWRDWSGLTTSRDSYLGNVLAATEFNYKWDLGKIGKPVDKSEWGMRPQTVNASYNPLANQLTFPAAILQPPFFDPEATDEMNYGGIGAVIGHEMTHGYDDQGARFGPTGNMEDWWTPEDFAGFKARTGKLVQQFNDYRLSDGRALNGNHTLGENIADLGGLATAYDAMKKATAGTPDPMTDGMTRDQRFFLSWATVWRRNFTPEQLTQRLATDEHALSSFRAIGAPSNLPAFAAAFQCKPGDPMVRDGDRQVVIW; encoded by the coding sequence TTGATTGCCATCGTTCCCAAGCGCCTGCTGCTGACCGGCGCCGTCGTGCTCGCGCTGTCCGCCTGCTCGGGCGGCCAGGACGCCGCGGCCCCCGCCGCCGACGCACCGCAGACGGCCCAGGCGCCGACGTTCCACCTCGACGAGGCCGCGTTGCCGCCCTACAACCGTTTCCTGATCGACGACCTGGACACCACCAAGAACGCCTGCGCCGACTTCGGCGGCTACGTCAACGGCAAGTGGCTGGCGGCCAACCCGATCCCCGGCGACCGCAGCTCGTGGGGCGCGTTCGAAATGCTCGACGAGCGCTCGACCGCGGTCCAGCACCAGCTCGCGCAGCAGGCGGCCGAACACACCGACGCGACCGGCATCGAGAAGCTGGTCGGCGATTTCTGGGCGACCGGCATGGACGAGGCCGCGATCGAGGCCCAGGGGCTGGCGCCGCTGCACGATGACCTGGCCGCGATCGATGGCCTGACCGACAGCGCATCGATCGCGCAATGGCTGCGCGCCAGCGCGGCCAAGGGTCAGGGGTTCCTGTGGGGCATCGGCGCGATGCCGGACTTCAAGGATTCCTCGGTCAACATCGCCGCGACCGGCCAGGGCGGCCTGGGCCTGCCCGACACCACCTATTACAGCACCGCCGACAAGGCCGGCATCCGCGAGGCCTATGTCGCCCACATCGCCAAGGTGCTCGAACTGTCGGGCGTGCCGGCCGAGCAGGCCCAGGCGCAGGCCAAGGACGTGATGGCGTTCGAGACCCGCATCGCCAGGGTCTCCAAGTCCCGCGAGGCGTTCTCGCGCGATGTCGGGCTGTACTACAACCCGATCACCGTGGCCGAGGCCGACAAGCTCACGCCGAACTTCCCGTGGACGACGTTCTTCGAATCGCAGGGCATCGCGGTGCCGCAGACGCTGTCGCTGTCGGTGCCCGAGTTCCACCAGGAAGTCGACAAGATGCTGGTCGACGTGCCGGTCGAGCAGTGGAAGGCGTACCTGCGTTTCCACCTCGTCGACGGCGCTTCGCCGTACCTGTCGGACGCTTTCGTGCAGCAGCACTTCGCGTTCTATGACCGCACGCTCGGCGGCCAGAAGGAAATCGAGCCGCGCTGGAAGCGCGTGCTCGGCACGGTCGACAACGAGATCGGCCATGCGATGGGCCAGCTGTACGTGCAGGTCGCGTTCCCGCCCGAGTCCAAGGCCAAGATGGAAGCCTTGATCGCCAACCTCAGCGACGCCCTCAAGCAGCGCATCGAGAACCTGGAGTGGATGAGCCCGGAGACCAAGCGCAAGGCGCTGGCCAAGTGGGAGACGTTCGAGCCGCGCGTGGGTTACCCCGACAAGTGGCGCGACTGGAGCGGCCTGACGACCTCGCGCGACAGCTACCTGGGCAACGTGCTGGCGGCGACCGAGTTCAACTACAAGTGGGACCTGGGCAAGATCGGCAAGCCGGTCGACAAGTCCGAGTGGGGCATGCGCCCGCAGACGGTCAACGCCTCCTACAACCCGCTGGCCAACCAGCTGACGTTCCCGGCCGCGATCCTGCAGCCGCCGTTCTTCGATCCCGAAGCCACCGACGAGATGAACTACGGCGGCATCGGCGCGGTGATCGGCCACGAGATGACGCACGGCTACGACGACCAGGGCGCGCGCTTCGGACCCACCGGCAACATGGAGGACTGGTGGACGCCGGAGGACTTCGCCGGCTTCAAGGCGCGGACCGGCAAGCTCGTCCAGCAGTTCAACGACTACCGCCTGTCGGATGGCCGCGCGCTCAACGGCAACCACACGCTCGGCGAGAACATCGCCGACCTGGGCGGCCTGGCGACGGCCTATGACGCAATGAAGAAGGCCACCGCCGGCACGCCCGACCCGATGACCGACGGCATGACCCGCGACCAGCGCTTCTTCCTGAGCTGGGCCACGGTGTGGCGCCGCAACTTCACGCCCGAGCAGCTGACTCAGCGGCTGGCGACCGACGAGCACGCGCTGTCGTCGTTCCGCGCGATCGGCGCGCCGTCCAACCTGCCGGCGTTCGCAGCCGCGTTCCAGTGCAAGCCGGGCGACCCGATGGTGCGCGACGGCGACCGCCAGGTGGTGATCTGGTAA
- a CDS encoding pit accessory protein codes for MFSLQTIFGQGNQFYTLLEEAAVAAHDSAIALHAMLKEADRQPALDAFKLARMREREASDKISQALVDSFITPIEREDIEALGSALYKIPKQIEKFADRYSLATQHLEHIDFAPRAAMLEQASAVVVKMVKTLRSMKLEPMKALNDELRALENEADRLMLELYRDIYSGKLDPLQMFLLKEFFEILEKAIDRCREAGVVAYEIVLKNS; via the coding sequence ATGTTCTCCCTGCAAACCATCTTCGGCCAAGGCAACCAGTTCTACACCCTGCTCGAGGAGGCGGCGGTCGCCGCGCACGACAGCGCCATCGCGTTGCACGCGATGCTCAAGGAAGCCGATCGGCAGCCCGCGCTCGACGCCTTCAAGCTGGCGCGCATGCGTGAGCGCGAGGCCTCCGACAAGATCAGCCAGGCGCTGGTCGACAGCTTCATCACCCCGATCGAGCGTGAGGACATCGAGGCACTGGGGTCGGCGCTGTACAAGATTCCCAAGCAGATCGAGAAGTTCGCCGATCGCTATTCGCTGGCCACCCAGCACCTGGAGCACATCGACTTCGCGCCGCGCGCGGCGATGCTCGAACAGGCCTCGGCGGTGGTGGTAAAGATGGTCAAGACCCTGCGCAGCATGAAGCTTGAGCCGATGAAGGCGCTCAACGACGAGCTGCGCGCGCTGGAGAACGAGGCCGACCGGCTGATGCTCGAGCTCTACCGCGATATCTACTCGGGCAAGCTCGATCCGCTGCAGATGTTCCTGCTCAAGGAGTTCTTCGAGATCCTCGAGAAGGCCATCGACCGCTGCCGCGAGGCCGGGGTCGTGGCCTACGAGATCGTGCTCAAGAACTCCTGA
- a CDS encoding peptidase M13 yields MPIHATLARPALLAASIALLVGLSTDADAQRRRAAAPKGPPPVTACSDLYAVVNKDWLAANVLVAGQGTRSALGELQALAQQQQYDLLDAAMQAPQNNVQQLLGDFWASGLDEAAVEADGAKPIAPLIARIDGIRRTRDIAPSIAALHSVGIPVLFNFGAEVDVADLNRNIAYFVQGGLGLPDPAYYSRGDAQTQEVFAQYTQYVRNILALTGTTEDRLEADTALVLDLERRIAAASKPLADIRDPRTQYALVDVAGLGKQYRRLQLEDFLQAQHVTAQQVSLADAALFQQLDTLVNTLKPEQWKAYLRFHIGNAMAPYLSKRFRDAEFDFHGRILRGEAAQPERRQQVLAAINRAAGPMVSREYIGRHLPDATRARAETIAGQVRDALGRGIDRSTWMSEPTKAEARAKLAKLRIEIGAPVQDIDYTVQPMGRGSFGSNMLIAATWRHGQEMRRIGQTNAARRWDVLPQTPALAYDPAQNRIIVSAAVLQAPVLDMTQDGAAHYGTFGALVGHEMSRAVDIKGKSVDSNDALRSWWTPADDAAWLQTTDRLVTQYNGYPYPGLTGVNVNGALTRDENAADLAGVELAWDALQQATPEVAKPAREAFFNAWAQLWRQQSAVDTATRNAATSQQAPGQWRANGPVANLPAFAETFQCKAGDALNRKAEDQVRIWR; encoded by the coding sequence ATGCCGATTCATGCCACCCTCGCCCGCCCGGCGCTGCTTGCCGCGTCGATCGCCCTGCTCGTGGGCCTGAGCACCGATGCCGACGCCCAGCGCCGGCGCGCAGCCGCGCCCAAGGGCCCGCCGCCGGTGACTGCCTGCAGCGACCTGTACGCCGTCGTCAACAAGGACTGGCTGGCCGCCAATGTTCTGGTCGCCGGCCAGGGCACGCGCTCGGCGCTCGGCGAACTGCAGGCGCTGGCGCAACAGCAGCAGTACGACCTGCTCGATGCCGCGATGCAGGCGCCGCAGAACAATGTGCAACAGTTGCTGGGCGACTTCTGGGCCAGCGGCCTGGACGAAGCCGCCGTGGAGGCCGATGGTGCCAAGCCGATCGCACCGCTGATCGCGCGCATCGACGGCATCCGCCGGACCCGCGACATCGCGCCGTCGATCGCCGCGCTGCATTCGGTCGGCATCCCGGTGCTCTTCAACTTCGGTGCCGAGGTCGACGTGGCCGACCTCAACCGCAACATCGCCTACTTCGTCCAGGGCGGCCTGGGTCTGCCCGACCCGGCGTACTACAGCCGCGGCGATGCCCAGACCCAGGAGGTGTTCGCCCAGTACACCCAGTACGTGCGCAACATCCTGGCGCTGACCGGCACCACCGAGGACCGGCTCGAAGCCGACACCGCGCTGGTGCTCGACCTGGAGCGCCGCATCGCCGCCGCCTCCAAGCCCCTGGCCGACATCCGCGACCCGCGCACGCAGTACGCGCTGGTCGACGTCGCCGGCCTGGGCAAGCAGTACCGCCGCCTGCAACTGGAGGATTTCCTCCAGGCGCAGCACGTGACCGCGCAGCAGGTCTCGCTGGCCGATGCCGCGCTGTTCCAGCAGCTCGACACGCTGGTCAATACGCTCAAGCCCGAACAGTGGAAGGCCTATCTGCGCTTCCATATCGGCAATGCGATGGCGCCGTACCTGTCCAAGCGCTTCCGCGATGCCGAATTCGATTTCCACGGCCGTATCCTGCGCGGCGAAGCCGCCCAGCCCGAGCGCCGGCAGCAGGTGCTGGCGGCGATCAACCGCGCCGCCGGCCCGATGGTCTCGCGCGAGTACATCGGCCGTCACCTGCCCGACGCCACCCGTGCGCGCGCCGAGACGATCGCCGGCCAGGTGCGCGACGCGCTGGGCCGCGGCATCGACCGCAGCACCTGGATGAGCGAGCCGACCAAGGCCGAAGCACGCGCCAAGCTGGCGAAGCTGCGGATCGAGATCGGCGCACCGGTCCAGGACATCGACTACACCGTGCAGCCGATGGGCCGCGGCAGCTTCGGCAGCAACATGCTCATCGCCGCGACCTGGCGTCATGGTCAGGAAATGCGCCGCATCGGCCAGACCAATGCCGCCCGGCGCTGGGACGTGTTGCCGCAGACGCCGGCCCTGGCCTACGACCCGGCGCAGAACCGGATCATCGTGTCGGCCGCGGTGCTGCAGGCGCCGGTGCTGGACATGACCCAGGACGGCGCGGCGCACTACGGCACCTTCGGCGCGCTGGTCGGCCACGAAATGAGCCGCGCGGTCGACATCAAGGGCAAGTCCGTCGACAGCAACGATGCCTTGCGCAGCTGGTGGACCCCGGCCGACGACGCGGCGTGGCTGCAGACGACCGACCGCCTGGTCACCCAGTACAACGGCTATCCCTATCCCGGCCTGACCGGAGTCAACGTCAACGGGGCACTGACCCGCGACGAGAACGCCGCCGACCTGGCGGGCGTGGAGCTGGCCTGGGATGCGCTGCAGCAGGCCACGCCCGAGGTCGCCAAGCCGGCGCGCGAGGCGTTCTTCAACGCCTGGGCGCAGCTGTGGCGGCAGCAGTCGGCGGTCGATACCGCGACGCGCAACGCCGCGACCAGCCAGCAGGCCCCCGGCCAGTGGCGCGCCAACGGCCCGGTCGCCAACCTGCCGGCCTTCGCCGAGACCTTCCAGTGCAAGGCCGGCGATGCGCTCAACCGCAAGGCCGAGGATCAGGTCCGGATCTGGCGATAA
- a CDS encoding cysteine methyltransferase, with translation MAAILAVPAGRVAGYGHIARRAGLPGRARMVARVLRDHDGPALPWHRIVRSDGRIAFPDGSPGFEEQVRRLRAEGVTVVRGRVRMPAEDGLDAALWGPDARD, from the coding sequence GTGGCTGCGATCCTTGCCGTACCCGCCGGACGGGTCGCCGGCTATGGCCATATCGCACGCCGCGCCGGATTGCCTGGCCGGGCACGGATGGTGGCGCGGGTATTGCGTGACCACGATGGGCCGGCGCTGCCCTGGCATCGCATCGTCCGTAGCGATGGGCGCATTGCATTTCCCGACGGCTCGCCCGGCTTCGAGGAACAGGTCCGCCGGCTGCGCGCCGAAGGCGTGACGGTCGTGCGAGGGCGCGTGCGCATGCCGGCCGAGGACGGGCTCGATGCGGCGTTGTGGGGGCCGGACGCGCGCGACTGA
- a CDS encoding potassium transporter has translation MAADAHDTTGQLVQLVALLGAAVVAVPLFRRFRLGSVLGYLAAGLAIGPFGLGWFSDPQAILHVAELGVVMFLFVIGLEMRPSHLWALRRQIFGLGALQILLATTALTLVAYAFGFPWPVAFVGAAGFVMTSTAVVMQLLSERGEIALPHGRKIVSVLLFEDLLIVPLLASIAFLSPTPEAAADAPSRWMAIAIGIGSLAALVVAGIYLLNPLFRILAAARAREVMTAAALLVVLGAALLMQLGGLSMAMGAFLAGVLLSESAFRHQIEADIEPFRGLLLGLFFLGVGMALDVAVVVEDWPLIVSAVLALMATKALCIYVVARVTRSGHREALERAVLMAQGGEFAFVLFAAAAASGLIQARVNATLTAVVVLSMALTPLVVLATGRWTSRRDRPSLDGVEAVADQTGSVLIIGFGRFGQVMSQSLLARDVDVTIIDTDIEMIQSAADFGFKVYYGDGTRLDVLHASGAHSARAIAVCVDDRDAADRIVELVTHEFPQARLLVRAYDREHALKLVNAGVDVQVRETFESAVLFGAAALRALGVDDDEADAIAAQVRRLDAERFDLETASNDTRAGIPLLIKNTDAPGPKPVPFTRPRREGRSLNDPTPPPADAH, from the coding sequence ATGGCCGCCGACGCCCACGACACCACCGGCCAGTTGGTGCAACTGGTCGCGTTGCTGGGCGCGGCGGTGGTCGCAGTCCCGCTGTTTCGCCGCTTCCGGCTGGGCTCGGTACTCGGCTATCTCGCCGCGGGCCTGGCGATCGGCCCGTTCGGCCTGGGCTGGTTCTCCGATCCCCAGGCGATCCTGCATGTGGCCGAACTGGGCGTGGTGATGTTCCTGTTCGTGATCGGGCTGGAGATGCGGCCCTCGCACCTGTGGGCGCTGCGCCGGCAGATCTTCGGACTGGGCGCCTTGCAGATCCTGCTCGCGACCACGGCCCTGACCCTGGTGGCCTACGCCTTCGGCTTCCCCTGGCCGGTGGCCTTCGTCGGCGCCGCGGGCTTCGTGATGACCTCGACCGCGGTGGTCATGCAACTGCTGTCGGAGCGCGGTGAGATCGCGCTGCCGCACGGCCGCAAGATCGTCTCGGTGCTGCTGTTCGAAGACCTGCTGATCGTGCCGCTGCTGGCCTCGATCGCGTTCCTGTCGCCAACGCCGGAGGCCGCGGCCGACGCGCCGTCGCGCTGGATGGCGATCGCGATCGGCATCGGTTCGCTGGCCGCACTGGTCGTGGCGGGCATCTACCTGCTCAATCCCCTGTTCCGGATCCTCGCCGCCGCCCGCGCACGCGAAGTGATGACCGCCGCCGCGCTGCTGGTGGTGCTCGGCGCGGCCTTGCTGATGCAACTGGGCGGGCTGTCGATGGCGATGGGCGCGTTCCTGGCCGGCGTGCTGCTGTCCGAATCTGCGTTCCGGCACCAGATCGAGGCCGACATCGAGCCGTTCCGCGGCCTGCTGCTGGGCCTGTTCTTCCTCGGCGTGGGCATGGCGCTGGACGTGGCGGTGGTGGTCGAGGACTGGCCGCTGATCGTCTCGGCGGTGCTGGCGCTGATGGCGACCAAGGCGCTGTGCATCTACGTCGTCGCACGCGTCACCCGCAGCGGCCATCGTGAAGCGCTCGAACGCGCGGTACTGATGGCCCAGGGCGGCGAGTTCGCGTTCGTGCTGTTCGCCGCCGCGGCCGCGAGCGGCCTGATCCAGGCCCGGGTCAACGCCACGCTGACCGCCGTGGTCGTGCTGTCGATGGCCCTCACCCCACTGGTCGTGCTGGCGACCGGGCGCTGGACCTCTCGGCGCGATCGCCCATCGCTCGACGGCGTGGAGGCCGTCGCCGACCAGACCGGCAGCGTGCTGATCATCGGCTTCGGCCGCTTCGGCCAGGTCATGAGCCAGTCGCTGCTGGCCCGGGATGTCGACGTGACGATCATCGATACCGACATCGAAATGATCCAGAGCGCCGCCGACTTCGGCTTCAAGGTCTACTACGGCGACGGCACCCGGCTCGACGTGCTGCACGCTTCGGGCGCGCACAGCGCCCGCGCGATCGCGGTCTGCGTCGACGATCGCGATGCCGCCGACCGCATCGTCGAGCTGGTCACCCACGAGTTTCCCCAGGCCCGGCTGCTGGTGCGCGCCTACGACCGCGAGCATGCGCTGAAGCTGGTCAATGCCGGCGTCGACGTGCAGGTGCGTGAGACCTTCGAATCGGCGGTACTGTTCGGCGCCGCTGCGCTGCGCGCACTCGGTGTCGACGACGACGAAGCCGATGCGATCGCCGCCCAGGTGCGCCGTCTTGACGCCGAACGCTTCGACCTGGAAACCGCGAGCAACGACACCCGCGCCGGCATCCCGCTGCTGATCAAGAACACCGACGCACCGGGGCCCAAGCCCGTGCCGTTCACCCGGCCTCGGCGCGAGGGGCGGTCATTGAACGACCCCACGCCCCCGCCTGCCGACGCGCACTGA